One genomic segment of Mesoterricola silvestris includes these proteins:
- a CDS encoding ABC transporter ATP-binding protein, with the protein MLAFEDLEVRYGPVVALRGVTLELEPGIIGLLGPNGSGKSTLLKTLLGLLRPAGGRGEVLGVPLGAPDAAKLRSRIGYMPEYDALIEDASAYEQVAFWGELSGLSARQARDRAHEALYFVGLDESRYRNVSGYSTGMRQRVKLAQALVHSPDLVILDEPTNGLDPEGRTRMLDLVLKVRAELDTSVLLASHLLQDVERVADQLVILDKGEVKAAGSMAGLRRMLARRFELRFLDPLRPDQEAELGQLGTVLEARNGLYDLELADPDPVAAFRWAQARGATLVQLTPRHDRLDEVLIRALRPA; encoded by the coding sequence CGCCCTTCGGGGAGTGACCCTGGAACTGGAGCCGGGGATCATCGGTCTCCTTGGCCCCAACGGCTCGGGCAAGTCCACGCTCCTCAAGACGCTGCTGGGCCTGTTGCGGCCCGCAGGGGGCCGGGGCGAGGTGCTGGGCGTGCCCCTGGGGGCCCCCGATGCGGCGAAGTTGCGTTCCCGCATCGGGTACATGCCCGAGTACGACGCCCTCATCGAGGACGCCTCCGCGTACGAACAGGTGGCCTTCTGGGGCGAGCTGAGCGGCCTTTCCGCGCGCCAGGCCCGGGACCGCGCCCACGAGGCGCTCTACTTCGTGGGGCTGGACGAATCGCGGTACCGCAACGTATCGGGCTATTCCACGGGCATGCGCCAGCGGGTCAAGCTGGCCCAGGCCCTGGTGCACTCCCCGGACCTGGTCATCCTGGACGAGCCCACCAACGGCCTGGATCCCGAGGGCCGCACCCGCATGCTGGACCTGGTGCTGAAGGTGCGGGCCGAGCTGGACACCAGCGTCCTGCTGGCCAGCCACCTCCTGCAGGACGTGGAGCGGGTGGCGGACCAGCTGGTGATCCTGGACAAGGGCGAGGTGAAGGCCGCCGGCAGCATGGCGGGGCTGCGCCGCATGCTGGCGCGGCGCTTCGAGCTGCGCTTCCTGGATCCCCTGCGCCCGGACCAGGAGGCCGAGCTGGGCCAGCTGGGCACCGTGCTGGAAGCCCGCAACGGGCTCTACGACCTGGAACTGGCGGACCCCGATCCCGTGGCGGCCTTCCGGTGGGCCCAGGCCCGGGGCGCCACCCTCGTGCAGCTCACGCCGCGGCACGACCGCCTCGACGAAGTCCTGATCCGCGCCCTGAGGCCCGCCTGA